Within Sander vitreus isolate 19-12246 chromosome 23, sanVit1, whole genome shotgun sequence, the genomic segment tagctcgcccctccctgcTCCTCATCCCGTGCCGTCCCCTCCCTTCCGAGCACTaacccaaatccttcttgtcggttattggctggaagactgtttgttatgtttggtggtgcaggttggcgcagtttgtttttgttgccgtttgtggagcctgggctgtctacagagaccgcgtttttttacagtgtgttcaggggacaggcagctagcggatagtgagatgtttgctgtatgtgacaatgttgtagcctaaaaaacacgtgacatcgcttagagcacctttaaattcaTACGCATTATGgtattaaagggtaatttctgtatttctttttttttaacctggatgcTATTTTCCCATACATTGGtatctaagtgactaatgtgaaaaaaaatctttgaaattaggGTGACTGGCAGCCAcgaggctgcaatgtaatcctacAGGCCAAAAGTGTATTGTCAGTTTGTGTCTactaaggctatgttcacacttggcgtctttttgtAAGCTGCCAgcatctgttttacattataatcctttggagtaaaccgtgttttcaaaaaaagtcctgAGTGCTTTTCTAAACGCAGTTTACGTGTtctaacacgcacacacattaaGTAGTGGCAGTCCCACCTCACTAAATCCTCTTTCCTGCCCACCTGACGTTACCACAGCTGCCTGTGCAGAGCAGTCTGAATTCCCTCCTCCCAAGATCGTCCCATATTTGTCCTcgtttttttgtgagaaaacaaggaaattcaattataaaaaaggtaaaaaatagaaacaagatttttgatcattattggtgcttatttcttagaacttaatcagaacagttgaaagtgcttgaaataaCAATTGTGTAACAATTGTGTAACTTTGTGTTGGAATAGCAGgcgcagaaagacaacattcccacacacagacacaagtttGTCCACATatagacgcacagacacacacacagaaacacacacacacacacacagcaggcccagttaggaggaggacacagttaagtttcatagcacctacaattattacactcgggtccagtagacccgaacacctcatatgtaatagttatgtgtaggggggggtgtaccgtcattgaaaataagttatttgttatgttcttcacagaaaatgagctaaggccaatgagtttgagttagaagaaataataaatagcatcatttttcttttagcaaacggGTGCCACAGACCCAAACACCATACAAGGGTTAAATAGATTTATTAAATATCCATTTTTATAATTCATGGATAGACCTATTTAATTGTtaggaaaactaaataaaaatgtagagtGTGCTCAAATGCAGGCTGTGCGCTATACATCCAGAGTACTTTATCCATGTGATATTTCGTGTTACCATCGGAGTTCACTAAAACGCAGTCTACAAAACCTTAGGAGCATCACGCACGATCACACGCATGGTCAAAAGGTTGCGGAAAACTGGGCACATTTTTACGTGTGGAAATTCTTTATAAATCCTGACTTTTGCGAGGAATGTTGAGACGGCAAATTTCACCCTGCTTCACGCAACTTTTTCTTGCGGAAcaggttttataaatgagggCCCTGGTTGCATCTCTCGcatgatgttttattttcatgtagATGTAACAATCCTCAAAGTAAAGCTTAAGCACTTGGATTTGTCGTTCCAAAACCTCATAATATATTGCTTAGTATTAAATCCAATATTTACACTGTTTTATGGCAGTTCATTTGATGCATTTTCACTTTAAAGTGATCTAAAATACTGGTTaccctttctttttctctcatgtAGGGTCATTTAGTATATTCAGAGAAAGGGAGAATCCCTGCATTCTGTTTTTGAGATTCTGAGATAATTATATTACTTAAACTGTGTTTTACGATGTTGTCATTCAAGCCGCCCACTTAGTGCCAACAGAAAGAGCTATAGTATTTGAGTAAGCATTAACTGTGTGTTTATGCCTCTGGAAAATAAGTGGCAGAAACTGGTTTCTCAGTTGGAGTTCGTCTCCAGAGAGCAGTGCAGCACTCAGACTGATGGCAGAGCTGCAGGACGGATCACTCTCTGGCTTTAGTATACACAGGTCAGTACAGTTATTtatttgttgctgtgtgtgaAGTGGTACTAAAATGTATATGTAGAGACTAAAATGCTCACCATTGTAGGTTTGAAAGCTGGCTGTTGGCTGTTTAGTGACGATAGTATCTGAGGATTGTCCACTGAAGAAGTGGCTTATGTTGCATTACAGGTTTGCGTTGAATAAACACATCATGTTGTAacagtgtgttttgtgtatatgcCAGCTAACTTTATTTTCTTAAGTGGTAAAGTCTCAAAAGGGGAAACGGGATGTTTCATTTGTCGACAATGACAGGAGGGCGGGGGTATGGATTTTACTACCTTcttataatgtcatttaaaatgcaGTTATTGTGTTAGATTAGCCTTGTCACTGTTATTGAATTGTTTTCAGCCCAGAAGAAAGCAGTAATGTTTCATGTACATTCATTTTCGTTTAGATATGTTGATAATCAGGGCTGGACTGCGACCAAAAAGTAGTCCTCTTAAAATATGCGTGCATTCTATATGAGTTGCCTAGTGTTCTGTGTTCATGTGATCgttttggatccttcaagaggCCCTTAATGACCAATCATGAAACggaaaaatggggaaaaaacacaattcaGTGATTGTGAGATCGAGGGGCTCCTAACAGAGGTAGAACATCGAAACAAAATCCTGTTTGGAggccttaacccttgtgtggtgttcatatttttgttacacaccCAATGTACCCCGGATCTGGTGGACCCacccacattattaggcttttaaatcaatacagccataacaatttatgtaaaaatacttaacagatcaattaccaatgatatatacatcatttatggttcatatttgccatttacccctgtgagattacatttatgatcatttgatcatttttgttttttgtgagaaaacaaggaaattcaattatataaaatagaaacaagatttttgatcattattggtgcttatttcttagaacttaatcagaacagttgaaagtgcttgaaataaCAATTGTGTAACAATTGTGTAACTTTGTGTTGGAATAGCAGgcgcagaaagacaacattcccacacacagacacaagtttGTCCACATatagacgcacagacacacacacatacacacacacacacacacacacagcaggcccagttaggaggaggacacagttaagtttcatagcacctacaattattacactcgggtccagtagacccgaacacctcatatgtaatagttatgtgtaggggggggtgtaccgtcattgaaaataagttatttgttatgttcttcacagaaaatgagctaaggccaatgagtttgagttagaagaaataataaatagcatcatttttcttttagcaaacggGTGCCACAGACCCAAACACCATACAAGGGTTAAATAGATTTATTAAATATCCATTTTTATAATTCATGGATAGACCTATTTGATTgttacaaaaactaaataaaaatgtagagtGTGCTCACATGCAGGCTGTGCGCTATACATCCAGAGTACTTTATCCATGTGATGTAATGACCTATTGCGTTACACTTTCAGCTGCAGGGTATCAACATGTTGGCTCTGACTGAGGAGCAGCTTCTGTGCTGCATCTGCCTGGATGTCTACACTGATCCAGTCACGTTACCATGTGGACACAACTTCTGCAAAAACTGCATCACGGAGCACCTGAATTTTAATTCCCAGCGCCAGTGTCCCATGtgtaaaagttgtgttaatagaaaatgtaagCTTTGTGTCAATACTTTAATATCTGAGATGACTGCTCAGTTCAGACAGTCAGCTGGAAGGACAGCCACCAACAGCTCAGAGCAACAAGTTGACGTTTCCTGTGAAGTTCCTACTGAAACTAAACGGACAGCCCTGAAGTACTGCTTGTTGTTAGCATCAGGCCTTGCATGTGTGATCATTATCTACTTTACAATTAACCTAACGCTTCATCAAACAGTGTCCAGCATGAAAAATCCTCCGCTGTTTGAGAGCAGCATGTGTCCTCAGCATGGCAAACCTCTGGAGCTCTACTGCAAGAATGAACAAGTGTCCATATGTCGGTCCTGTGCTCACTCAAGTCACAGATTTCATGACATTGTTCCTCTAAAAGAAGAATATGAAATAAAGAAGATGGAGCTTTTGAAAACAGAGGCTACAATTGAGCAGAAGATCCTGGAGAGACAACTGAAAAATCGGGAGATCAAACATTGGGCATGGGTTAGCAAGGAAGCTGCCAACAGAGAGATTGCTTGTGGTGTTCAGCTCTTCACTACTTTGATACAGTCTTTGGAAAGAACCCAGGCAGAGCTCATCGGGATGATTGACGCAAAGCACAAAACGACTGAGACACAGGCCAAAGGTTTCGCCCAAGAGCTGGAGCAGGAAATCTCTGCGCTGATGAGGAGGCGGGCCGAGGTGGAGCGGCTCTTACACTCAAAAGACCAGCTCCATTTCCTCCAGAACTTCCCATCCATGAACGCTGCTCCACTCACCAGAGACTTGACAGAGGTTTGTCCAGCTTCGAATGGAGGAATCCTGAGGACAGCTCTGGTAACAGCTGTAGATCAGCTGACAGAGATAATCAGAAATGAGATGGAGAAGCTGCAAGAAGCTGAACTGAAAAGCCTCCAGCTGAATGCCCTAGATGTGACTCTGGATCCTGATACAGCACATTCATATCTCATCTTGTCTGATGATGGGAAACAAGTACACTATGATGATGCGAGGGAGAAGCTCCCAGACAACTCAAAACTATTTGAATTTGGACCTTTTGTCTTGGGAAAGCAGAGTATCTCTTGTGGAAGATTCTACTATGATGTTCAAGTTAAAGGAAAGACTGAATGGATTTTAGGAGTGGTCAAAGAGTCCCTCAACAGGAAAGAAGTTCAACCAGACCCTGAAAATGGCATTTGGGTTCTATTTCATAGACATGGAGATCAGTACTTTGCACTTGCTAAAAGGTCTGGCCCTCTCTCTGTGAATGGTCAGCCTGAGAAGGTCAGAGTGTTTGTAGAttatgaggagggtctggtctcTTTTTATGACGTAGATGCTGCAGCTCTTATCTACTCCTTTACGGGCTGCTCCTTCACCGAGAGACTTTACCCATTCTTCAGTCCTTTTCCTAGTAAAGATGGTGGAAACTCTGCCCCTCTGATTATCTCTCCTGTCCATTAATTACATATTAAGTCAGACAAATCATTGCCTTTGCAACAACCTGCTATGTTTTATTCTTACAGCTGAACACATTTGTTGTTGGGTGGTTACAGTAGTGTCACTGGGTTGTCGTAGATAGTAGGCAACTACataaaagtgtattttatgGTGTTAGTTGTTGCAATGTGTTTGCAAGGGGTTTTTCAATGGTTGTTAAGGTGTCACTAATTGATTGCTACATGTAGCTGTTGCTAGATTGCTCCTGATGCTAGAATGTTGCTATGAGTTTTGGAAAGTGTTGGTTCTTACAAAAGCGCATTGTATTTCctgaagtaaaaaaaagcatgtttaaCATTGGGTATTCAAACAAAACTacgtggttaggtttaggcaacaaaatcTCTTGATTAGGGTTTAAATAAGtaacctaaaggattattaggaacacctgttaaatttctcattaatgcaattatctaattaACCAAttacatggcagctgcttcagtgaatttaggggtgtggtccatgtctagacaatctcctgtgtatatgtatatgtatgtatatgttggttattttgtattgtgtattgtttggtgtatattatcttttttattatatatattttttaattttttttttagcttgttaagcactttggtcaactatggATGGTTTTTaaacgtgctatataaataaaattgaactgaactgatATTTATACTTAAACAAGTCTGAGGTTTGTAACGTAACTAAAGTGATCTACAGGACACAAACAGAACACAAACCGCTGTCTCCTGGgtaaagttgtgttgtttgacacatccaccaccccaacctcctaCGTGGCCTTTGTCGCTCTTACTTCTGAAGTATATGTTTACAGTTTAAAGCCTGGTGTGTTACATACAGACTCTACATAGAGGGGTGCCTTGTGCGTCGGTATCAAACGCTGAGGGCCGTGACAAAACGTCTGCATTTTTGACGCCCTGGGATTGAGAATGGGCTGAACGACGAGAAAACATCTGGTAAAATGAGATCTGGTAATTACAAGGTATCTTTACTGTAAGATAAGACAAGATAAGGCAtctcattacatttttattttgtaaacaaaatgtgtctgtagGTTCTAGTCATAGAAATAGATAGAAAtgccatttccattcaaatcaatgtagcagaatggtcagagcGGCAGCCATTTTTAAGTGTACCATTGCCATGGTTTAGTATAAAATTCTCTATAAACAGACTTCCGGTAAGTCGCAGAGGTGAGGTTTTTCAGTAACGGACAAACGAGCAGTGGAGTAGTAATGTTACAAGCAGAGAGTCTAAATAAGTCAAATTTAACATTgtaatgcttcatccacacaaagcacttTGCTATCTCCAGATGAGTGACAGCTTTGTCCGCCTCGTTTTCTGTGGACGATGTGGCGAGGGGGTATTGCGGAGTtagcaggctaacgttagccagctaaCAAGTCGTCTACCGGCTGGCTGGCTAATTCCTCTGTGCTTTAATGCTGTATTGGTTCCAGCAGCTTTGGAGAACTTCTCCCTTGACCTGTGTCGGGCCCATAATACATCCACGGTCGGGCCGCTCTCCTCccagccatggatgtattaagctCCCAGTGAGTTGCGACACAGTTTACATCCCCCACGCATGTTGTCACCATGACAACTGACAACAATCGGCATTTTGTCATGTACTCATCGAATGACCACGGCAAACCGTTCAATGACccttctatttattttatttctatggttctAGTGTTTTGGCTGTTTGCTATACGATAACTATTGTGACTCACAATAACTAGAATGCATTGGTCAGGAAACCTGAGGCACTGGGTGGTACTGACTGAGCAGGCGTTGGTCGACAAGGTGTGGACCCAAAGGACACAACATGATAAGCAGGGGTACGTCCCAGGTTCTTAATCTGCATCCACGTTTacttcacttgcttcccttcttCGCGTGTT encodes:
- the LOC144512351 gene encoding E3 ubiquitin-protein ligase TRIM21-like; translated protein: MLALTEEQLLCCICLDVYTDPVTLPCGHNFCKNCITEHLNFNSQRQCPMCKSCVNRKCKLCVNTLISEMTAQFRQSAGRTATNSSEQQVDVSCEVPTETKRTALKYCLLLASGLACVIIIYFTINLTLHQTVSSMKNPPLFESSMCPQHGKPLELYCKNEQVSICRSCAHSSHRFHDIVPLKEEYEIKKMELLKTEATIEQKILERQLKNREIKHWAWVSKEAANREIACGVQLFTTLIQSLERTQAELIGMIDAKHKTTETQAKGFAQELEQEISALMRRRAEVERLLHSKDQLHFLQNFPSMNAAPLTRDLTEVCPASNGGILRTALVTAVDQLTEIIRNEMEKLQEAELKSLQLNALDVTLDPDTAHSYLILSDDGKQVHYDDAREKLPDNSKLFEFGPFVLGKQSISCGRFYYDVQVKGKTEWILGVVKESLNRKEVQPDPENGIWVLFHRHGDQYFALAKRSGPLSVNGQPEKVRVFVDYEEGLVSFYDVDAAALIYSFTGCSFTERLYPFFSPFPSKDGGNSAPLIISPVH